A window of Ignavibacteriales bacterium genomic DNA:
CGAACAAGGACGGCTTCGATGCCACCCGCGAGATCAAGCGCCGGTCACCGGAGACGCGCGTCGTCATTCTGTCGATGCACAACAGCGACGTGTATCGCCGGGCTGCTCGCGAATTCCGGGCGGACGATTTCATCGACAAAAACTCCATGAAATACGCGCTGACCGCGGTTCTGATGAACGAGCAGGCGCGGCGTACAACGCTGGCGGTGAATGCGGCATAATTGAAAAGGTAATGCTCGAACACAAATCACATATCGATCCAAGGGTTAGTTCCCGCTCGTGAGTCAGACCAGGCACATATCGCCTCTGAGGAAGAGCCTTGCCGCGTTTGTACTCACGGCGTTGCTCATTGTCGCGCTGGGTGCGACGGCAACGGCGGGGACTTATTATGGTAAAAATGCCACATCACCTCATCTTACAACCAGTTGGGGGACAACAAGTGGTGGTGGTGGAACAAACCCTGCTAATTTTACAACTGCAGGTGACATTTTTATCATTGAGAGTGGTACCACCATGACCGCCACTGCGGTGTGGACTATTGGTGCAAACCTTACCACGGCTTCCACACTTCAGATTGATAACGGTGGAACGCTGAACATGAGTACGTTCCTGCTTACGCTGGCAAGCTGCAA
This region includes:
- a CDS encoding response regulator transcription factor, with the protein product MCTVKVLLVDDFEGFRHSLRAFLRSQPGFEVVGEAVDGNDAIEKAEQLHPDLVLMDLEMPNKDGFDATREIKRRSPETRVVILSMHNSDVYRRAAREFRADDFIDKNSMKYALTAVLMNEQARRTTLAVNAA